The Erigeron canadensis isolate Cc75 chromosome 4, C_canadensis_v1, whole genome shotgun sequence genome window below encodes:
- the LOC122597720 gene encoding uncharacterized protein LOC122597720: MVENMEGQLFFGNHVASQFVEHFKDVLGTSKAVDSIREPVSLFVKKVPSSEADYMCRDVSELKGVLDMIVDENQFAFIPGRQISDNILLTQELMLNYHRKRGVPKCAFKIDIQKAYDSVEWRFLEKCLRSFGFYECMIAWIMRCVTTPAYTIAVNGEHNGFFHGRRGLRQGDPLSPYLFTVVMEVLSLMIKRQIKEQKDFQYHWKCEKTKLTHLCFADDLILFCHGDQHSVSILKDALEEFSGVSGLVASMEKSESFFGNVKIEVRNQISEMLPFKVAELPVRYLGVPLISTRLYKKKCLPLIDKVKKKLLDWKNRSLSFAGKLQLIKSVLSSLQVYWSSVFILPKGVTDDIEGLFRSFLWSHGELKRGKAKVKWSNVCMPKAQGGLGIKSLVTWNNALMAKHAWNIVTNKRSFWVNWIADERLKGRNFWEMHAFSNTAWGWRKIMKNREILRSHIVYKLGNGLNTSAIFDNWHPAGPLSSFISYRDAYDAGLPINATVADVVKDNEWCWPRELSDKYPVLLEAAPPELSFNRMDRILWKKRTGRCVPFSVQDVFHSLSEDADVVKWARLVWFSQNIPRHAFILWLALKRKLKTQDKFLGVEGINLVCIFCSQQCDSHNHLFFYCVYPREVWNEMKLMANLDEVPNSWDSIVDCMSSFTMSNAITNVVQRLVLAATVYFVWQERNFRLFQNKTRNVKDLCGIIKHTVRARLIGLKIKSTAKAAKVAEIWNFELNKGINEDNFKVCLDNG, from the exons ATGGTGGAGAATATGGAGGGGCAATTATTCTTTGGTAATCATGTGGCTAGTCAGTTTGTTGAGCACTTTAAAGATGTACTTGGCACTAGTAAAGCTGTTGATAGTATTAGGGAACCtgtttctctttttgttaaaaaagttcCAAGTTCTGAGGCTGATTATATGTGTAGGGATGTTTCTGA GTTGAAAGGTGTGCTTGATATGATTGTGGATGAGAATCAGTTTGCCTTCATTCCTGGAAGGCAGATTAGTGATAATATTCTCCTTACCCAAGAGTTGATGCTTAATTATCATAGAAAAAGGGGGGTTCCAAAATGTGCTTTTAAAATTGACATTCAGAAAGCTTATGATTCAGTTGAATGGAGATTTTTGGAGAAGTGTTTGAGGTCTTTTGGTTTTTATGAGTGCATGATTGCCTGGATTATGAGATGTGTGACTACACCTGCCTATACTATAGCTGTGAATGGTGAGCATAATGGTTTCTTTCATGGAAGGAGAGGATTAAGACAAGGGGACCCTTTATCCCCTTATCTCTTTACTGTGGTGATGGAGGTCTTATCATTGATGATAAAGAGGCAAATTAAGGAACAGAAGGATTTCCAGTATCACTGgaagtgtgaaaaaactaaacTAACTCACTTATGTTTTGCAGATGACCTCATCCTTTTTTGTCATGGTGATCAGCATTCTGTAAGTATCTTAAAGGATGCTTTGGAAGAGTTTAGTGGTGTTTCTGGTTTGGTTGCAAGTATGGAAAAGAGTGAAAGCTTTTTTGGCAATGTAAAGATTGAGGTCAGAAACCAAATATCTGAAATGTTGCCTTTTAAAGTTGCTGAATTGCCAGTTAGATATTTAGGTGTACCTTTAATATCTACTAGGTTGTATAAAAAGAAATGTTTGCCTCTAATTGATAAAGTTAAGAAGAAACTGTTGGACTGGAAAAATAGGTCTTTGTCCTTTGCAGGGAAACTGCAATTGATAAAATCTGTCCTTAGTTCCCTCCAAGTCTATTGGTCATCTGTTTTTATTCTACCAAAGGGAGTGACTGATGATATTGAGGGTCTATTTAGGAGCTTTTTGTGGTCCCATGGTGAATTAAAAAGAGGTAAGGCTAAGGTTAAGTGGTCTAATGTTTGTATGCCAAAGGCTCAAGGTGGGTTGGGGATTAAATCTCTTGTCACTTGGAATAATGCTTTAATGGCAAAACATGCTTGGAATATTGTTACAAATAAAAGATCATTTTGGGTGAATTGGATTGCTGATGAAAGACTCAAGGGAAGAAATTTTTGGGAAATGCATGCTTTCAGTAATACTGCTTGGGGGTGGAGGAAGATCATGAAAAATAGAGAAATTCTTAGAAGTCATATTGTGTACAAGTTGGGTAATGGGTTGAACACCTCTGCCATTTTTGATAATTGGCACCCTGCAGGCCCTCTTAGTTCCTTCATTTCCTATAGGGATGCTTATGATGCAGGGTTGCCAATTAATGCAACTGTTGCTGATGTTGTTAAAGACAATGAGTGGTGTTGGCCTAGAGAATTAAGTGATAAGTATCCTGTTCTTCTTGAAGCTGCTCCTCCTGAGTTATCTTTTAATAGGATGGATAGAATTTTATGGAAAAAGAGAACTGGCAGATGTGTTCCATTTTCTGTGCAAGATGTGTTTCATTCTTTGAGTGAAGATGCTGATGTGGTTAAGTGGGCTAGGCTGGTGTGGTTCTCTCAAAATATTCCTAGACATGCATTCATTTTGTGGCTGGCTTTGAAAAGAAAGTTAAAAACACAGGATAAATTTCTGGGTGTGGAAGGCATTAATCTGGTATGCATTTTTTGTAGTCAGCAATGTGATAGTCATAAtcacttgtttttttattgtgtttacCCTAGAGAGGTGTGGAATGAGATGAAACTAATGGCTAATCTGGATGAGGTACCAAATTCTTGGGACTCTATTGTTGATTGTATGAGCAGTTTTACCATGAGTAATGCTATTACTAATGTTGTTCAAAGGTTGGTTTTGGCTGCTACTGTTTACTTCGTATGGCAGGAGAGAAATTTTCGATTGTTCCAGAACAAGACCAGAAATGTGAAGGACTTATGTGGTATTATTAAGCATACTGTGAGGGCAAGATTGATTGGATTGAAGATTAAAAGTACTGCTAAAGCTGCAAAGGTTGCTGAAATATGGAATTTTGAGTTGAATAAGGGTATTAATGAAGACAATTTTAAAGTTTGTTTGGATAATGGGTAA